Proteins co-encoded in one Alcanivorax sp. genomic window:
- a CDS encoding DUF2789 domain-containing protein, whose protein sequence is MDTATHNLNTLFAQLGLDDSDAGIEDFIQAHAGKLDTSMNLHQAPFWSESQAKFLAESVREDADWAEVVDSLSALLRH, encoded by the coding sequence ATGGATACCGCCACCCACAACCTCAACACCCTGTTTGCCCAGCTCGGACTGGACGACAGCGACGCCGGCATCGAAGATTTCATTCAGGCCCATGCCGGCAAACTCGACACCAGCATGAACCTCCATCAAGCGCCGTTCTGGTCTGAATCCCAGGCGAAGTTCCTGGCGGAATCGGTCCGCGAGGATGCGGACTGGGCGGAAGTGGTGGATTCGTTGAGTGCGCTGTTGCGGCATTAA
- a CDS encoding oxygenase MpaB family protein encodes MQTQTNNNYESSQTLSQAVSKEALHKQLEIMTRRVLDPNVGLYGPGSMAWKVHGNISVMFGAGAANLLQLAHPWVSQAIDQHSQTQTDPMGRLQRTFLNVHSMVFGNLDQVLESAVRVHNIHAKITGQVSESTGRTREQTEYFANQVEALLWVHATLWIIALRVHELFYGEVTPQEREQYYQDSKLFAYLFGIPEEAMPENWDAYVAWFNAVVDSDLLAVGKVGRELVDYLFTMRSWLVPLLNRHRIHTSVLLPESLRAPFGMPAVTPEIQAKFDFDINLIRNVMKLVPVHLRWIPSQIEARRRLKGKRTDFITRMTNKLVYGRPLLVAGTRRQQTA; translated from the coding sequence ATGCAGACTCAAACCAACAACAACTATGAAAGTAGCCAGACCCTGAGCCAGGCCGTCAGCAAGGAGGCCCTGCACAAGCAGCTTGAGATCATGACCCGCCGGGTGCTGGATCCGAACGTGGGCCTGTATGGCCCGGGCTCCATGGCCTGGAAAGTCCACGGCAATATCTCGGTGATGTTCGGTGCCGGTGCCGCCAACTTGCTGCAGCTGGCGCACCCCTGGGTATCCCAGGCCATCGACCAGCACTCCCAGACCCAGACCGACCCCATGGGCCGTCTGCAGCGCACCTTCCTGAATGTGCACTCCATGGTGTTTGGCAATCTGGATCAGGTACTGGAATCCGCGGTGCGGGTGCACAACATCCACGCCAAGATTACCGGCCAGGTGTCCGAGTCCACCGGTCGCACCAGGGAGCAGACCGAGTACTTCGCCAACCAGGTGGAAGCGCTGCTGTGGGTGCACGCTACCCTGTGGATCATTGCCCTGCGGGTGCATGAGCTGTTCTACGGTGAAGTCACACCGCAAGAGCGTGAGCAGTATTACCAGGACTCCAAGCTGTTCGCTTACCTGTTCGGTATTCCCGAGGAAGCCATGCCGGAAAACTGGGATGCCTATGTGGCCTGGTTCAATGCCGTGGTGGATTCCGATCTGCTGGCCGTGGGCAAGGTGGGCCGTGAGCTGGTGGATTACCTGTTCACCATGCGCAGCTGGCTGGTACCGCTACTCAACCGCCATCGTATTCATACGTCCGTGCTGCTGCCGGAATCCCTGCGCGCGCCTTTCGGTATGCCCGCGGTGACGCCGGAGATCCAGGCCAAGTTCGATTTCGACATCAACCTGATTCGCAACGTGATGAAGCTGGTACCGGTGCACCTGCGCTGGATTCCCTCCCAGATCGAGGCCCGTCGTCGCCTCAAGGGCAAGCGCACCGATTTCATCACCCGCATGACCAACAAGCTGGTCTACGGCCGCCCGCTGCTGGTAGCCGGCACCAGACGTCAACAGACTGCCTGA
- the oadA gene encoding sodium-extruding oxaloacetate decarboxylase subunit alpha: MSNSNAKKVEITDVILRDAHQSLIATRMRTEDMLPICEKLDKVGYWSLEAWGGATFDACVRFLKEDPWERLRKLREALPNTRLQMLLRGQNLLGYRHYADDVVEAFVQKSADNGMDVFRVFDALNDVRNLETAMKAVNKSGKHAQGTLCYTTSPVHTPELFVTMAKQLRDMGAHSIAIKDMAGLLTPYATYDLVKALKEEVDLPLVLHSHSTAGLAPLCQMKAIEAGVDRIDTAISAFASGTSHPATEAMVAALAGTEHDTGLDLTLLSEIADYFREVRKKYHQFESEFTREDVSVQINQVPGGMMSNLANQLKEQNALDRIREVFDEIPRVRADLGYPPLVTPSSQIVGTQAVYNVLSGERYKTITNEVKRYFQGGYGQAPAPVNSDVQKKAIGNESPMEGRPADLLSPELNKLRSEIGELAGNEEDVLTFAMFPELGREFLQQRADGTLKPEALLPEPVPGKQKGSEGTPTEFIIDVHGETYEVAITGVGEAGSGKRKLYLSLDGMPEETVFEPLNEYAAEGGGSKRRPATDPGHVTTAMPGNVVDVLVKEGDVVKAGQGVMVTEAMKMENEIQANIAGTVKAVYVEKGDRVTPGEVLIEIEG; encoded by the coding sequence ATGAGCAACAGCAACGCCAAGAAAGTCGAAATTACTGATGTGATCCTGCGCGACGCCCACCAGTCGCTGATCGCCACCCGCATGCGCACCGAAGACATGCTGCCGATCTGCGAGAAGCTGGACAAGGTCGGCTACTGGTCACTGGAAGCCTGGGGCGGCGCCACCTTTGATGCCTGCGTGCGCTTCCTCAAAGAAGATCCCTGGGAGCGTCTGCGCAAGCTGCGCGAAGCCCTGCCCAACACCCGCCTGCAAATGCTGCTGCGCGGCCAGAACCTGCTGGGCTATCGCCATTACGCCGACGATGTGGTGGAAGCCTTCGTTCAGAAATCTGCCGACAACGGCATGGACGTATTCCGGGTGTTCGATGCGCTGAACGATGTGCGCAACCTGGAAACCGCCATGAAGGCAGTGAATAAATCCGGCAAGCATGCCCAGGGCACCCTGTGCTACACCACCAGCCCGGTGCACACCCCGGAACTGTTCGTGACCATGGCCAAGCAGCTGCGTGACATGGGCGCGCACTCCATCGCCATCAAGGACATGGCCGGCCTGCTGACGCCCTACGCCACCTACGATCTGGTGAAAGCACTGAAGGAAGAAGTGGATCTGCCGCTGGTGCTGCACAGCCACTCCACGGCCGGTCTCGCGCCGCTGTGTCAGATGAAGGCCATCGAAGCCGGTGTGGATCGTATCGACACCGCCATCTCCGCCTTCGCCAGTGGCACCAGCCACCCGGCCACCGAAGCCATGGTGGCTGCACTGGCGGGTACCGAACATGACACCGGCCTGGACCTGACCCTGCTCAGCGAGATCGCCGATTACTTCCGCGAAGTGCGCAAGAAGTATCACCAGTTCGAAAGCGAATTCACTCGCGAAGACGTGTCCGTGCAGATCAACCAGGTACCGGGCGGCATGATGTCCAACCTGGCCAACCAGCTGAAAGAGCAGAACGCGCTGGACCGCATCCGCGAGGTGTTCGACGAGATTCCCCGTGTGCGTGCCGATCTTGGCTACCCACCGCTGGTGACGCCCTCTTCTCAGATCGTCGGCACCCAGGCGGTGTACAACGTGCTCTCCGGTGAGCGCTATAAGACCATCACCAATGAAGTGAAGCGTTACTTCCAGGGCGGCTACGGTCAGGCACCGGCGCCGGTGAATTCGGATGTGCAGAAGAAGGCCATCGGCAACGAGAGTCCCATGGAAGGTCGTCCGGCGGACCTGCTGTCACCGGAGCTGAACAAGCTCCGCAGCGAGATCGGTGAGCTGGCCGGTAACGAGGAAGACGTACTGACCTTTGCCATGTTCCCGGAGCTGGGCCGCGAGTTCCTGCAGCAGCGTGCCGACGGCACCCTGAAGCCGGAAGCCCTGTTGCCCGAGCCGGTGCCCGGCAAGCAAAAAGGCAGCGAAGGCACACCCACCGAGTTCATCATCGATGTGCACGGCGAAACCTATGAAGTGGCCATCACCGGTGTTGGTGAAGCAGGCAGCGGCAAGCGCAAGCTGTACCTGTCGCTGGATGGCATGCCGGAAGAGACCGTGTTCGAGCCGCTCAACGAATACGCCGCCGAAGGCGGCGGCAGCAAACGCCGCCCTGCCACCGATCCGGGGCACGTCACCACGGCCATGCCGGGTAATGTGGTGGACGTGCTGGTGAAAGAAGGCGACGTGGTGAAAGCCGGCCAGGGTGTGATGGTGACCGAAGCCATGAAGATGGAGAACGAAATCCAGGCCAACATCGCCGGCACCGTGAAAGCGGTGTATGTGGAGAAAGGGGATAGGGTGACGCCGGGTGAGGTGTTGATCGAGATTGAGGGGTAA
- the spoT gene encoding bifunctional GTP diphosphokinase/guanosine-3',5'-bis pyrophosphate 3'-pyrophosphohydrolase — protein sequence MPTIHNLEKRLRSYLDDEQIGQVVRAYHFAEKAHEGQYRRTGDPYITHPLAVANILTDMHMDHASLMAAMLHDVIEDTGVSKEQLADEFSEEVAELVDGVSKIAQIKFESKAEQQAENLRKMMLAMTRDIRVILIKLADRLHNMRTLHVMRAEKRRRIATETLELYAPIAFRLGMYNMRVEYEDLAFHAIYPMRAKLIGQAVKKARGNRKEILTTIKTSLEHCLEEEGIEARVLGREKHLYSIYNKMKEQHKPFADIMDVFGFRIIVDRVDTCYRVLGAVHNYFTPIPGRFKDYIAIPKANGYQSLHTTLKARSGIPLEMQIRTEEMEAMANNGIAAHWLYKSDGEPGTPTHSRTQSWMQRLLELQQKTGNSMEFIENVKVDLFPDEAYIFTPKGDIKELPGGATAVDFAYAVHTKVGNKCVAARIDGKLAALSTPLESGQTVKIITAPNATPNPAWLNFVVTGKARTNIRHFLKHQQREDAVELGQRLLEKALHSYDMGLDDLPIERVVSELAGNGYFELDDLLEDIGIGNRLAPLVARKLAGARDDDERQEDDRKPLAIRGSEGLMVSYAKCCYPLPGDTIIGHLSAGRGIVVHRDTCKNLLAEMRNAPEKCIALSWDKDVEQEYTAALRIELINKRGVLATLANSVSELGSNIDTIDMAEKDPTLTILNVTMTVKDRIHLARIIKKLRTLDSIVRIHRL from the coding sequence TTGCCCACCATCCATAACCTGGAAAAACGGCTACGCAGTTACCTGGACGACGAACAGATCGGCCAGGTCGTACGCGCTTATCATTTTGCCGAGAAGGCACATGAAGGGCAGTACCGCCGTACCGGCGATCCTTACATCACCCACCCGCTGGCGGTCGCCAATATCCTCACCGACATGCACATGGACCATGCCTCCCTGATGGCGGCCATGCTTCATGATGTGATCGAAGACACCGGCGTCAGCAAGGAACAACTGGCCGACGAGTTCAGCGAGGAAGTGGCTGAGCTGGTGGATGGCGTCTCCAAAATCGCCCAGATCAAGTTCGAGTCCAAGGCCGAGCAGCAGGCGGAAAACCTGCGCAAGATGATGCTGGCCATGACCCGGGATATCCGCGTCATCCTGATCAAGCTGGCGGATCGCCTGCACAACATGCGCACCCTGCATGTGATGCGCGCAGAAAAGCGCCGCCGTATCGCCACCGAAACCCTGGAACTGTACGCCCCCATCGCCTTCCGGCTGGGCATGTACAACATGCGGGTGGAATACGAAGACCTGGCCTTCCACGCCATCTACCCCATGCGCGCCAAGCTGATTGGCCAGGCGGTGAAGAAGGCCCGCGGTAACCGCAAGGAAATTCTTACTACCATCAAGACCAGCCTGGAACACTGCCTGGAAGAAGAAGGCATCGAGGCGCGGGTGCTGGGCCGCGAGAAGCATCTCTACAGCATCTATAACAAGATGAAGGAACAGCACAAACCGTTCGCCGACATCATGGACGTGTTTGGTTTCCGCATCATCGTCGACCGGGTCGACACTTGTTACCGGGTACTGGGCGCTGTACACAACTACTTCACCCCAATCCCCGGCCGCTTCAAGGATTACATCGCCATCCCCAAGGCCAACGGCTACCAGAGCCTGCACACCACCCTCAAGGCGCGCTCCGGCATTCCCCTGGAAATGCAGATCCGCACCGAGGAAATGGAGGCCATGGCCAACAACGGCATCGCCGCCCACTGGCTGTACAAGTCCGATGGCGAGCCCGGCACGCCCACCCACAGCCGCACCCAGAGCTGGATGCAGCGCCTGCTGGAACTGCAGCAGAAGACCGGTAACTCCATGGAGTTTATCGAGAACGTGAAGGTGGACCTGTTTCCGGACGAGGCCTACATCTTTACGCCGAAGGGGGACATCAAGGAACTGCCCGGCGGCGCCACCGCGGTGGATTTTGCCTACGCGGTACACACCAAGGTGGGCAACAAGTGCGTGGCCGCGCGTATCGACGGCAAGCTGGCCGCACTCTCCACGCCGCTGGAATCCGGGCAGACGGTGAAGATCATCACCGCCCCCAATGCCACCCCCAACCCGGCCTGGCTCAACTTCGTGGTCACCGGCAAGGCGCGCACCAACATCCGCCACTTCCTTAAACACCAGCAGCGGGAAGATGCGGTGGAGTTGGGTCAGCGTCTGCTGGAGAAAGCCCTGCACAGTTACGACATGGGCCTGGACGACCTGCCCATCGAGCGGGTGGTCAGCGAGCTGGCCGGTAACGGTTACTTCGAGCTGGACGACCTGCTGGAAGATATCGGCATCGGCAACCGCCTGGCCCCGCTGGTGGCCAGGAAGCTGGCCGGCGCCCGGGACGATGACGAACGCCAGGAAGATGACCGCAAGCCGCTGGCCATTCGCGGCAGTGAAGGGCTGATGGTAAGCTATGCCAAGTGCTGCTACCCGCTGCCCGGCGATACCATCATCGGCCATCTCAGTGCCGGCCGCGGCATCGTGGTTCACCGCGATACCTGCAAGAACCTGCTGGCGGAAATGCGCAACGCGCCGGAAAAATGCATCGCGCTGAGCTGGGACAAGGACGTGGAGCAGGAATACACCGCCGCCCTGCGTATCGAACTGATCAACAAACGCGGCGTGCTGGCCACCCTGGCCAACAGCGTGTCCGAGCTGGGTTCCAACATCGACACCATCGACATGGCCGAGAAGGACCCCACCCTCACCATCCTGAACGTGACCATGACCGTCAAAGACCGCATCCACCTGGCCCGCATCATCAAGAAGCTGCGCACGCTGGACAGTATTGTGCGGATTCACAGGCTTTAA
- the doeB gene encoding N(2)-acetyl-L-2,4-diaminobutanoate deacetylase DoeB encodes MSESPIIASVDYDRDGIQHGFLKLPHSHDGSAWGHVMTPITVVRNGDGPTVLLTGGNHGDEYEGITALLKLANRLQPEQISGRVIIVPMLNYPAVLNGSRTSPLDGGNLNRCFPGNPAGTLTEKLADYLTRYLVPISDVVLDIHSGGKTLDLLPFAATHRMDDKAFEARCLAGAAAFGAPYTLYMAELEGDVLFDSAVEGQGKVFISTELRGGGTTTPETVAIAERGIDNVLRHAGVLPGAVETLPSQALEIPDGDAYRVSEHAGILEFAVALGDWVREGEVIARIHDMHRTGTTPQEYRAPYNALLIGRRHPALVNVGDTFAVLAVPR; translated from the coding sequence ATGAGCGAAAGCCCGATCATCGCCAGCGTGGATTATGACCGCGACGGCATTCAGCACGGTTTTCTCAAGCTGCCCCATTCCCATGATGGTTCTGCCTGGGGGCACGTGATGACGCCCATCACCGTAGTGCGTAACGGTGACGGCCCCACCGTGCTGCTCACCGGTGGCAATCACGGTGATGAGTACGAGGGCATCACCGCCTTGCTGAAGCTAGCCAACCGGTTACAGCCGGAGCAGATCTCCGGCCGGGTGATCATCGTGCCCATGCTCAATTATCCGGCAGTGCTGAATGGCTCACGCACCTCGCCGCTGGATGGTGGCAACCTGAATCGCTGCTTCCCCGGCAACCCGGCCGGCACCCTCACGGAAAAACTGGCGGACTATCTCACCCGTTATCTGGTGCCCATCAGTGACGTGGTGCTGGACATCCATTCCGGCGGCAAGACCCTGGACCTGCTTCCCTTTGCTGCTACCCATCGTATGGACGACAAGGCATTCGAAGCCCGTTGCCTGGCCGGTGCCGCCGCCTTCGGCGCGCCCTACACCTTGTACATGGCGGAGCTGGAAGGGGATGTGCTGTTCGACAGCGCGGTGGAAGGGCAGGGCAAAGTCTTTATCAGCACCGAACTGCGCGGTGGCGGCACCACCACCCCGGAGACTGTTGCCATTGCCGAACGTGGCATCGACAATGTGCTGCGCCATGCCGGTGTGCTCCCCGGCGCAGTGGAAACCCTGCCATCACAGGCGCTGGAAATTCCTGATGGCGATGCCTACCGGGTCAGTGAGCATGCCGGGATTCTGGAATTTGCAGTGGCGCTGGGGGACTGGGTAAGGGAAGGGGAAGTCATCGCGCGCATCCATGACATGCATCGCACCGGCACCACCCCACAGGAATACCGCGCCCCCTACAACGCCCTGCTAATCGGCCGCCGCCACCCGGCACTGGTCAATGTAGGCGACACCTTCGCGGTGCTGGCGGTGCCACGCTAG
- a CDS encoding VTT domain-containing protein: protein MSLALSLTRYRRLIMLLMVIALVLIAVEMTGLREQLSVSFLREQLEANPVSGAIVFIVVFVVGNLIQLPGWIFLVAAILALGTVMGGMVTYMAAVTSCLVTFALVRGLGGNALREINNPWAKKILARLDTHPVRSVTVLRMLFQTMPALNYTLALSGVPLRPYVIGTLLGLPFPITLYCLFFDRILLLLPIG from the coding sequence GTGTCACTTGCCCTGTCCCTCACTCGCTATCGCCGGCTGATCATGTTGCTCATGGTTATCGCGCTGGTCTTGATCGCCGTGGAAATGACCGGTTTGCGCGAGCAGTTGTCGGTGTCGTTCCTGCGTGAGCAGCTTGAGGCAAACCCGGTGAGTGGGGCGATCGTCTTCATCGTGGTGTTTGTGGTGGGTAATCTGATCCAGTTGCCGGGCTGGATCTTTTTGGTGGCAGCGATTCTGGCATTGGGCACGGTCATGGGCGGCATGGTGACATATATGGCGGCGGTGACCTCGTGCCTGGTGACCTTCGCCCTGGTGCGCGGCCTGGGTGGCAATGCCCTGCGGGAAATCAACAACCCCTGGGCGAAGAAGATTCTCGCCCGGCTCGATACCCATCCGGTGCGCAGTGTGACCGTGCTGCGGATGCTCTTTCAGACCATGCCGGCGCTCAACTACACCCTGGCGCTCAGCGGCGTCCCGCTGCGCCCCTACGTGATAGGCACCCTGCTTGGTCTGCCGTTCCCGATCACGCTCTACTGTCTGTTCTTCGACCGGATTCTGTTGCTGCTGCCGATCGGGTAG
- a CDS encoding RidA family protein, translated as MSNHSVISTDKAPQAIGTYSQAIKAGSTVYLSGQIPLVPATMELVDGDMEAQIEQVFSNLTAVCEAAGGSLQDIVKLNIFLTDLSHFALVNEVMARHFQQPYPARAAIGVAALPKGASVEMDGIMDIA; from the coding sequence ATGTCCAACCATTCTGTAATCAGCACCGACAAGGCCCCGCAGGCCATTGGCACTTACTCCCAGGCGATCAAGGCCGGCTCCACTGTGTATCTGTCTGGTCAGATTCCACTGGTCCCTGCCACCATGGAGCTGGTGGACGGCGATATGGAAGCCCAGATCGAGCAGGTATTCAGCAACCTGACCGCGGTGTGCGAAGCGGCCGGCGGCTCTCTGCAGGACATCGTCAAATTGAACATCTTCCTCACCGACCTGAGCCACTTTGCACTGGTCAACGAGGTAATGGCACGTCACTTCCAGCAGCCCTACCCGGCCCGTGCCGCCATCGGCGTGGCCGCCCTGCCCAAGGGCGCCAGCGTGGAAATGGACGGCATCATGGATATTGCCTGA
- the rpoZ gene encoding DNA-directed RNA polymerase subunit omega, with protein sequence MARVTVEDCLEQLDNRFELVLVAGKRARQLQTGGKEPRVAWENDKPTVVALREIAEGHVTADSVDSPLADRNADVDELALLTQSFGE encoded by the coding sequence ATGGCACGTGTAACCGTAGAAGATTGCCTGGAACAACTGGATAACCGCTTCGAGCTGGTACTGGTGGCAGGCAAGCGCGCCCGTCAATTGCAGACTGGTGGCAAGGAGCCGCGTGTGGCCTGGGAAAACGACAAGCCCACCGTGGTTGCCCTGCGTGAAATCGCCGAAGGTCACGTGACTGCGGATTCCGTGGACAGCCCGCTGGCTGACCGCAACGCCGACGTGGACGAGCTGGCCCTGCTGACCCAGTCTTTCGGCGAGTAA
- the gmk gene encoding guanylate kinase yields MADKGTLYIVSAPSGAGKTSLVAALVDKLAQLRPSISHTTRPIRPGEQDGVNYHFTDRDAFVRQVEQGRFLEHAEVFGNLYGTSSDWVKQTLNGGEDVVLEIDWQGATQIRKQMPESVSIFILPPSLEVLAERLRGRDTDGEDVIQRRLDGAQEEMSHYGEFDYLIVNDDFNRALYELEAIVEARRLDTRRQSVRLEPVLANLLAKR; encoded by the coding sequence ATGGCCGACAAAGGCACGCTCTATATCGTTTCCGCCCCGTCCGGCGCCGGCAAGACCAGCCTGGTGGCGGCGCTGGTCGACAAGCTGGCCCAGCTGCGTCCTTCCATTTCCCATACCACCCGGCCGATACGCCCCGGTGAGCAGGACGGGGTGAACTACCACTTCACCGACCGCGATGCCTTTGTCCGTCAGGTGGAACAGGGTCGCTTCCTGGAGCATGCCGAGGTGTTTGGCAACCTGTATGGCACCAGCTCCGACTGGGTGAAACAGACCCTCAATGGCGGTGAAGATGTGGTGCTGGAGATCGACTGGCAGGGTGCCACCCAGATCCGCAAGCAGATGCCGGAATCGGTGAGCATCTTTATCCTGCCGCCGTCACTGGAAGTACTGGCCGAGCGGCTGCGTGGCCGGGATACCGATGGCGAGGACGTGATCCAGCGTCGTCTGGACGGCGCCCAGGAAGAAATGAGCCATTACGGCGAGTTCGACTACCTGATCGTGAACGATGACTTCAACCGGGCCCTTTACGAGCTGGAAGCCATCGTCGAGGCCCGCCGCCTGGATACCCGCCGCCAGAGCGTCCGGCTGGAGCCGGTGCTGGCGAATCTGCTGGCGAAGCGGTAA
- a CDS encoding transposase encodes MSQLPDSKSLRRGRYSESQRVYLITSVTDGRQPYFESLLPARTLVQQLMECEQAGYAVTLAYVVMPDHFHWLMQLGDRGSLSSVVQRVKSCATRKLRSAGHGCEWQQGFHDHAVRREEDLKGLARYVVANPLRAGLVKSVRDYPHWDCIWLP; translated from the coding sequence ATGAGCCAACTACCTGACAGTAAAAGCCTGAGAAGGGGCCGCTACAGTGAATCACAGAGGGTTTACCTGATTACCTCCGTCACCGATGGGCGACAGCCTTATTTTGAATCCTTGTTACCTGCAAGGACGCTGGTTCAGCAGCTTATGGAGTGTGAGCAGGCAGGTTATGCCGTCACTCTGGCTTATGTGGTCATGCCGGACCATTTCCACTGGCTGATGCAGCTGGGAGATCGGGGCTCACTGTCGTCGGTGGTGCAGCGGGTCAAATCCTGTGCTACACGCAAGCTCAGGTCCGCGGGTCATGGATGTGAGTGGCAGCAGGGCTTTCATGATCACGCCGTGAGGCGGGAAGAGGATCTAAAGGGGCTGGCAAGGTATGTGGTGGCAAACCCGTTGCGGGCAGGGTTGGTGAAGAGTGTACGAGATTACCCGCATTGGGACTGTATCTGGTTGCCTTAA
- the purE gene encoding 5-(carboxyamino)imidazole ribonucleotide mutase has translation MSTPVAVVMGSQSDWETMKEACDALTQFGVGWKAEVVSAHRTPQRMYDFAKTAHDNGYKVIIAGAGGAAHLPGMIASLTPLPVLGVPVKSRTLSGWDSLLSIVQMPKGVAVGTLAIGTAGAWNAGLLASQMLATENPALLKKIADWKASRADEVLANAELGQG, from the coding sequence ATGAGCACACCGGTTGCCGTGGTAATGGGGTCCCAGTCCGATTGGGAAACCATGAAAGAAGCCTGTGACGCCCTGACCCAGTTTGGTGTTGGCTGGAAAGCGGAAGTGGTCTCTGCCCACCGCACCCCCCAGCGCATGTACGACTTCGCCAAAACCGCCCACGACAACGGCTACAAGGTGATCATCGCCGGGGCCGGCGGCGCCGCCCACTTGCCCGGCATGATTGCTTCGCTGACCCCGCTGCCGGTACTCGGCGTGCCGGTGAAAAGCCGCACCCTGTCCGGCTGGGACAGCCTGCTGTCCATCGTGCAAATGCCCAAGGGCGTGGCGGTGGGCACCCTGGCTATCGGTACCGCCGGTGCCTGGAATGCGGGGCTGCTGGCCTCCCAGATGCTGGCCACGGAAAACCCGGCGCTGCTCAAGAAGATCGCCGACTGGAAAGCCTCCCGCGCTGACGAGGTGCTGGCCAACGCGGAGCTGGGTCAGGGGTAA
- a CDS encoding 5-(carboxyamino)imidazole ribonucleotide synthase, with protein MNRVLVLGGGQLGLMMAEAAARLGLVVDRYDPERALLLPGTSDLAVPISWEECQERYPVITVEREAFPEEGLSADLAKSDRCVARGALQVIPDRFTQKFMLDKLGIPTAPWVLLDKEADLQAAVDQFGGVVVKARSGGYDGRGTWIVGEGGDLSSVPAAELAGKAIVEKKIPFRRELSIVGARSISGETLFYPLTRNWHVDGILRLSLAPANACADLQKPAEQMLKGIMEELDYAGVMAVEFFEVDGQLMVNEIAPRVHNSGHWTHEGADWSQFDLHVHALAGVPLHALNVHGPSAMVNLIGTPFENAWLQHPGVVHWYGKSVRPGRKVGHANLVADTLEGLREGLDAWADVLPEGYQAVLESELKLG; from the coding sequence ATGAATCGTGTACTCGTTCTTGGTGGTGGCCAGCTTGGCCTGATGATGGCGGAAGCCGCTGCCCGCTTGGGCCTGGTGGTAGACCGTTATGACCCGGAGCGCGCCCTGCTGCTGCCGGGTACCTCCGATCTGGCGGTGCCGATCAGCTGGGAAGAGTGTCAGGAACGTTACCCGGTGATCACCGTGGAGCGCGAAGCCTTCCCGGAAGAAGGGCTGTCTGCGGATCTGGCCAAAAGCGATCGCTGTGTGGCCCGCGGTGCCCTGCAGGTGATTCCGGACCGCTTCACCCAGAAATTCATGCTCGACAAGCTGGGCATTCCCACCGCTCCCTGGGTGCTGCTGGACAAAGAGGCAGACCTGCAGGCCGCCGTGGACCAGTTCGGCGGGGTGGTAGTGAAGGCCCGCTCTGGCGGTTATGACGGTCGCGGGACCTGGATTGTGGGCGAGGGCGGTGACCTCTCCTCCGTCCCGGCTGCGGAGCTGGCCGGCAAGGCCATCGTCGAGAAGAAGATTCCCTTCCGTCGTGAGCTGTCAATCGTCGGCGCACGCAGCATCAGCGGGGAAACCCTGTTCTACCCGCTCACCCGCAACTGGCACGTGGATGGCATCCTGCGCCTGAGCCTGGCCCCGGCCAACGCCTGTGCGGATCTGCAGAAGCCTGCGGAACAGATGCTCAAGGGCATCATGGAAGAGCTCGATTACGCCGGCGTCATGGCGGTGGAGTTCTTCGAAGTGGATGGCCAGCTGATGGTCAACGAGATTGCCCCGCGGGTACATAACTCCGGCCACTGGACCCATGAAGGGGCCGACTGGTCCCAGTTCGATCTGCACGTTCACGCCCTCGCCGGCGTTCCCCTGCACGCCCTCAACGTCCACGGCCCCTCCGCCATGGTTAACCTGATCGGCACCCCGTTCGAAAACGCCTGGCTGCAACATCCGGGTGTGGTGCACTGGTACGGCAAGAGTGTGCGCCCCGGTCGCAAGGTGGGCCATGCCAATCTGGTGGCCGATACTCTGGAAGGGCTGCGCGAAGGGCTGGATGCCTGGGCCGATGTGTTGCCTGAGGGCTATCAGGCCGTGCTTGAGTCCGAACTCAAGCTGGGCTGA